CCATGGGTAGATGAAGAAGGAATCAAAGAATGACCAGTTAATAAATAGAGCATACAACAACAGGcgcaataattcaaaatcttactTGAAATAAGCCGTGAAATTGACAGATCAAAAAACCAAAAGCTGGTAACAGAATTGCAAAAAAGAAGGACCACAACAGTGCtggtattgaaaattttatttgagcTACATACAAACAGTTTATTCAACCAACAAGCAAtggtagattttttttacaatttttctgCGGCAGCTTCATGTATTAGTTTTTAGAATTTTTCTTGAATCATTCATACAATGGCTTTTGCATTTGTTTTTGAGGGGGAAACAAAATCTTTAGGCAAAGCTTTTTGAACAACGTTAAGGGGACATCAGGAATGTGCCCTTCAATCCAAAAACCTACTAAAAATGAATCTGAAATCCACAAATAATGAACCAACAACAAATCTACACAATTTGCAAGCAAGGAAAGCTCACAAGCCTAGGCATCATCACTCCAATTAAATGTCTCGGCAATTAAATTCAAACTAGATAACCTCGGCAGCAACAGAATTCAAATTCTTCGAATTGGAACCAGAAACCCCATCCTGTTTCGAAGTAGTCTCACTCTGACCTAAAATCTGGCCTTTACTCAAGCCTAATGCATCCTTGTCGCTCCAACAAGGCCGGTACAGATTCCTCCCTCTTATGGAATATCTTCCACTCCCAAACCTGCTGGAGCTACCAGAAACTTGTTCAGCTGACTTAGAACTATGTTCCACCCCATCCGCATCTCTAAGAAATTCAGGCTCCTCAGTGGTAGCCATCAAGTCCATCAAGTTGCTGCTGAACCCCAAATCAGAGTACACCCTCCTAGAATACCTCATTGCAGACTTTGACAACCTGCCATCCAAAGCATCAAACTTTCCTTCCTCCACACCTTCCAGCCTAGAACTGAATTGACCATAATTCCTTGCCGCTGCCGCCGCTTCCACCGGGCGCCCTGCAATCTCAACCATCATGCAAGGGTTGTTAAAACCATTCCACGAATGAAGAGGCACCAATTTACACAACCCACAAAGCCAAGTAACAACCTCCTTCATAGAGGGCCTTCTCTCCCTACAAGACCTCACACACTTGGCAGCAATCACAGCCAACTGCTTCCTCACAATCGGATCCTTGGGGGGTGCTATTCTAGGATCATAAACAGCCAACAATTTCCCTTTCTTAATAAGAGGAATAGCCCAATCCACAATGGAAGGAGGTGAATAAGTGATATCAATAGCCTTCCTTCCACTTATAATCTCCAACAACAAAATCCCAAAACTAAAAACATCAGTTTTGGTGCTTAAATTATCAGGAGTGACATAACAAGGATCAAGATAGCCCATGGTGCCAGCAGGAGGAGTAGACCTGAGTCTGTAATCATCAACATGGCCTCTTAAGGCCAAACCAAAATCACCTAACCTTGCATTGTAGCTGCGGTCGATGAGAACATTAGCAGACTTGATATCACGGTGAATCACAGGAGGGGTTGAGGAGTGAAGAGTGTCAATAGCTTTTGCAGTCTGCAAAGCCAAACGAATCCTCCTACCCCAGTTGGGAGGCCTTGGAGAGGAATGAAGAACATCGTAGAGGGTGCCATTGCTCATGAACTCAACCACCAAAAGCCTGTCTCTTGAATCATTGGTGAACCCGACCAGATTGACCAACCTGGGGCTCTGGATTTTGGACAAGATGTCGATCTCGTTGTCGACCTCGGAGGGTGCAGAGGAAGAAGAACAAGAGACAGGTCGTTGGGGAACATTGTTATGATGATGCTGTGGCCGCGATGGACGTTTCACCGCCACGGGACGGCCGCGAACGACGGCCTTGTAGACGTAGCCGTGGCTCCCTTTGCCGAGGAGCTTGCGGTCGGAGAAGCCATTGGTGGCAGCTTCGAGGTCACTGTACAGAAACTCTTGGATCTTGATGCTGCTGCTTTTCTCTTTGGAAGAGGACACCGAATTGGAGGTTGAGACAGCGGATTCGGCTCTGCAAGAAAGGTAGAGGTACCCCATCATCAATTCAAGTTTGTGGCttttgaatgaatgaatcaaGGGGTGCTGGAGATGAACATAGAACAAGGTGAATGGATGGAAtggaacaaaacaaaacaaaagcagGGCAAACAAAAGATTTTGTGTTTGGACCACAGATGAAATGTGCTTCAGAGTGTTAGAAATCAGTATCAAAAAAACGATTTTTTATGGGATTGCAAAAATGTGCATCCGTTTcattctttataaaaattaaatgctgTGTGTGTCTTGGAGGATGtgtatctttctctctctacaaaTTAGACAGACAAAGTAGGGACCCACTCTTTGGAACAACTCAAAGTATattactttgttttttattaattgcattatttatttacataaaatgtTGTACAAAATTAACGTACAGCTCACGTTTCTCTTCTGGAAAATACAGCGAATGCAACTAAGatgtttgtattttattttttttgtttatgtagGTTGGTTTGTTGTGCTTCTAAATCGGGTCATACGATACAAAAATTAAGAAGATTCACGGTTTGGGTTAGCTAGCTTCAATTAAATTCAGAAACCAACTTCACCTCACCTGTGATGtacttcaactttttttttcatcacccATACTTCATTCAGAAACCAACCTCCTTTCGTCTTCTTTTTGGTTGAGAAGGGGAACGGGTAACAAACGTTATAGATTCATTGCTGATAATTTAACGCATATATTACCGTTCAAAGCTTTGCTAAGAAGTTGCACCAAAAAAGCTTTGCTAAGACAAATACTTATTCACAATTTTCATCTATATATTTCGAGTAACTCTAAAGAAAACTATATATTTCAAGTAAGATTGTCTTTACTTCTTACaagcaaaaaaaatcataataaagtGAATCATAGcatgtttaaattattataaatagtatATTATGGTTTGAATTAAGTAATATTTTCACTCGTACCGTGAAAGAAAACTGAGTATAAGTTACATTTATGACGTTATTTTTTAACGTTTTATTTCATAATTGACTTTTTAGGAGTTTTTTCTTAGAGATTAATAATACGAAATTGATAACTTCTTTTTATAACTTTactcataaattaaatattttatctatgataaataatatctattaaaaaaatactcaaaatcataatttaagaCCCAATATCACATTCAAACAAATTGATTAATTTGTCaaacatattatttataaataaaaataaatttacgttTTCCAAATTGGGTTCGGGTATAATGTGAAACTATTTCTTCTCCACCAAAGTCATAGCTACATCATTTTTGTCATCTCTCTCTATTATCGTATTACACTTTCTCATCTTAACCCTTTACTCACTACATGAGTTTAATCCAAGTTTGTACTTATTGTGGTCATTTCTCTGAATTCTATCCCCGTGTGAGGGTTTTTTTGTACACGCAAACATCGGGTGAGGATtttttgttagtaaaaaaaaccttttaaattctatttttctaCGAGAACAATCAAAtcgtatttaaataattaattaaaatttaataaatgatcgaaaataattgttttaaatagtCATGTTATGggatcaataattaatttttaatcgcCGTCATTCAATTTGTATGGCATAAatttacacacacacatttCTTGAGGTCATGATTTTAAAACCATTTGTACAGAAAATCCATCATTTTCATGAATCACGtcactcttaatttaaaaatttgcgTAGAATTCATAATTTCTAGATGTTAGAATTTTTCAATGCAAATTTTAGCAATTGAGATGTATTCTCTATGAAAtagtattaaagaaaaaaatatataattattattttaataacaatttttttttcttttaataagacTAATTGTGAAAAGATATCatggaaaaatttaaaattaataatttcaaattatctttcctatgaaaataaaatttatgtatttcaaatgaaaatgaagattaAACGGCTGGTTAGCTTCATTGACCAGCATCTTCCCTGTGAAGTTTCCAACCTTTGCTATTTTCGAAgtgtttagtatttttttttatttctgactttttataatattaaataaatactatattgaaatttaaagtTATGGTCCCCTACATAGAAATTAATCAGATGCGGCTAAGGTGTTACTTTGGGCATCCTAAgtaaaaagactaaaatgtcCTTTCATCCTATTAATATAAATAGGACTGAGTGTGTGTCCTTACGATTCTGCTGTAGTGTTCCTTCTTCTTTAATGTTGCGGTGTGCTTATTCTTTCTCTTGCGatacttcttcttcctccacttTCCGTACAACTGtggtttttcttctttccttcttcttcctccacttCTCACGCTATTGtggtttttcttcttcctctccaacaaaaaaaatgactttttgaaaaaattccATAAGTATTATGGTTCATACGGATTATGAACCATAAGGATCAACAATCTGTATGTGTCATAGTGATTGACAATTCATATTATGACTAATACGGATTGCTGATTcgcatggtttttttttttcaatttttcttcttctaaatttttttttttgaaatttttgtttgcattgtaaatatatatttgtcaattattatttaaattatttcgtagtgtaatattattttgtaatgttagtgaaattttataattttttatgatttatatgttaagtattgattttatttataaaaaatatatatattagtagttattaagattagattagattgctaaaattaatattagattggtgaaacaattaattttcaatattgttatattatatttgtctaactttttaaaaaaatcaaaacaaatatttaaaagatattgaaatcataattaaaaataattaaaatttattataaaaatattgaaacataatttttaattgtacaataaatctgttagttataaaaaatatgaaaccataatttaaaatttaaaattatgataagattgtttgttaaagataatgattgaaatcaaatttaaaaatatatttgatttggtatttataaaaatgttgaaacaaaaatttaaaatttaaaatatcataagattgttagtttaagataatgattgaaatcagatttaaaaatatatttgatttggtagttataaaaaatattgaaatcaaaatttaaaatttaaaatatgataagattgttgtttaagataatgattgaaatcaaatttaaaaatatattaaatttggtagTGATAAGAAATAtggaaactaaaatttaaaatatgataagattgttagtttaagataataattgaaatcaaatttaaaaatatatttgatttcatagttataaaaaatattgaatccaaaatttagaatttaaaatatgataagatggttagtttaagataatgattgaaataaaattttaaaatatattaaattaggtagttataaaaaatattgaaaccaaagtttaaaatttaaaatatgataagattattagtttaagataatgattgaaatcaaatttaaaaatatattaaatttgatagttataaaaaaatattgaaatcaaaatttaagatttaaaatttaattattaatccatgcggatttaaaattttttaaaaaagttagaaaCATACAGGTTGTCAATACATATGATTATACGGATTATCAATCCGTATGATCGATTAGTTGTCAATCCATATGATTATACGGATGAGTTATACGAATTGGTAATCGGTATGGTGGGTATGGTGGGTGCCGCAAGCAGTTTCCATGTGGCTATGTTCTTCTGTACATCAAACCAACCCAATTGGTTAGTGGGCACCGCACTTTTGGAGCCCAACCGGCTAAATGTGGGCGCTGTGCTTTACCTTACTCCATAGGCACCCCATAACTTCCCTATTTTATATGGGACTCCCTCGTGGGTACTCCACCCACTTCATCCTCATGCTTCCACATTTTCATCTTACAAactcttcacaaataactaaccaaaatgttaaaaatatatttagtgctTTGCATAATAAGATTAAATGTTTGTTAAGTAGTTACTCGTTCAAAGGAATACACTTTCTAATGAAGAAAGTCTTCTCAGACTTCTGATGTACTAATGACTTTACTTCTCAAAATTAACAAAGctcaacaaaaatatttcatgTTCAATATTCTTTTCGGTTGAGAAATCGGTTATGTTAAACaagatattttagttaatttttaactttttgattgattaattattcggtgaataaaattagttttcacCGTGGGTTAACATTACTATTTCAAGTTTTGAATATCTCAGGTACTTGTTATCTTTATCGTCTAGTGGGTTCTTCCTCATGATTGTGCCATAttgtgtttttttggtttgagtTGGTGAGATGTCGATGGGATTTTGGCAATTGGTCCAAGAGACAGTTATTCCCACTTAATGGCTGAAAGAAATGAGATAGAGGCAGATGATAGCTATCATGTAAATTTAGGTAGGTGTAATTGTAAGGTCAATTCTTTAAGGATTTTGTTTTCTAATGATATTATCTTATtggaaacataaaaatacaaatttttgtaAGGGGGAGCCAGGAGTCTCTCATAATTGACTACAAAATTCATTAActatattcataaaaaatattagaatgttACTAATAAGTACCCTTAAAAAAtcgattaataaattaaaataaaaaattatttattgtgaaaattataaggcggtataaaaaaaattatggacaatataattttgaacatcccaataaaaatatttttccttttaatctgTTAACTAATGTACTAAGGACATTATTTAGCATttgtcaaaatattaaaatttaattagtattttaaaataaaattttaattataatagatTAAGCTTAAATAATCTTGAATTTTAGTTTATCTAAAAGGGAAAGATACCTTCAATTTCATGTAACGTGTCattcttaaaatttacaattaaattaaatttggtattaattttataaaatgatattcgAAAAGAATAAACAAGTAGTATAAATAAGAATGAAATGGAATTCTTAATCCATGAAAAGTCACAAATAACTTAATGATaatgaaagttatttttaaaaatgatgacAAGTCAGATTTAGAATATAGAGCTGAATTGCACAATTGAAGATAATTGACAAGTATCTTTGATATTTTATAGATATTCCaaatttgcataaaatttaaattaaaaaaatttaaaattacgagatatatgttaattaattcacctagaatataaaaaatacatcacaaatataaaaatctcAATTTGTAGACCTAATATGcttgcatttaatttttaacaaattttaatttattttaaaataaaaaaatgatatgtgCATTCtttaataagaaaagagattaggtcaatgtattttaatttgatatatattaaaGTAGTGCAGTTGAGATTTTGGAAACTCgaaattttgaatatgaaaaGAATTGATTTGATAGTATGAATAGTTAACTAATATCTTTTTTTAGAACAGATAACTATTTGATACTTGAAagggaaaattaataaaatttaagatttttcttaatatacTCCTTAAAATTTACCTAATATCAGTGAATTCGTGTACTTCAagaggaagcaaaaaaggaaggaaatgtCCTAAAATGCTACGGAATCTGTTTTATTAAGTCGTGTAAAATAACTAGCTAGGTGGTATCTTCACACTGTACATATTAGGCATCGTCCATAAGAGGTTCTGGAATTATTGTTCTGCTTTGATTGGAATAAGGGAGATTaatgtaaatgaaatgaaatatcaatgattgttttgttttgcctttcttctagtatatttttttaatggttcAATTctctgatattttttaaatttaataatttggaATTTGGGATAATCAATTCCAGATTTCCAGGAGGTTTCTAATGAGTTCCAATCCTCTCCAGCCAAGTCCCTTTACAGCCTATCTGCAGTAGCTTTGTAGACCGTTGGATGCATCTAAGGGTTGATAATAAAAGTCAACCAAGTGAAACAACTGTtcaaatataaaagttaaatacataagtttattttagcttaagtgagaaatttattttatcttttcattctttttctcttatatatgtttacaaatatatttattcaaacaGGACTTAAATATTGTTTGTCAAACTAAAATCATGTAAGAATTGTAaaactttagtttttttatttataaaaaaaacgttTTGCATAAAAAATCCCAGCTTttcttgatataaaaaaataagaaaaatattaacaataccctatttaatatttttttgtttttagttgaaatatattaaaaatcatactcTTTAATTATTGAACCCCACTAATAATTTACCcagtaaattattttactctaattatttttaaggaaattgaagcttagataaaaaaaatattatataaataa
Above is a window of Glycine soja cultivar W05 chromosome 12, ASM419377v2, whole genome shotgun sequence DNA encoding:
- the LOC114380094 gene encoding serine/threonine-protein kinase-like protein At3g51990 — protein: MMGYLYLSCRAESAVSTSNSVSSSKEKSSSIKIQEFLYSDLEAATNGFSDRKLLGKGSHGYVYKAVVRGRPVAVKRPSRPQHHHNNVPQRPVSCSSSSAPSEVDNEIDILSKIQSPRLVNLVGFTNDSRDRLLVVEFMSNGTLYDVLHSSPRPPNWGRRIRLALQTAKAIDTLHSSTPPVIHRDIKSANVLIDRSYNARLGDFGLALRGHVDDYRLRSTPPAGTMGYLDPCYVTPDNLSTKTDVFSFGILLLEIISGRKAIDITYSPPSIVDWAIPLIKKGKLLAVYDPRIAPPKDPIVRKQLAVIAAKCVRSCRERRPSMKEVVTWLCGLCKLVPLHSWNGFNNPCMMVEIAGRPVEAAAAARNYGQFSSRLEGVEEGKFDALDGRLSKSAMRYSRRVYSDLGFSSNLMDLMATTEEPEFLRDADGVEHSSKSAEQVSGSSSRFGSGRYSIRGRNLYRPCWSDKDALGLSKGQILGQSETTSKQDGVSGSNSKNLNSVAAEVI